A part of Citrifermentans bremense genomic DNA contains:
- the mtnA gene encoding S-methyl-5-thioribose-1-phosphate isomerase: MSFRTIEWRDNKVIMIDQTRLPAEEVYNEYTDFQGVAQAIRGMVVRGAPAIGIAAAMGVALGAREIIADSFDTFYRQLENVCDVIGRTRPTAVNLFWGLERMKRVALQHKELDLNSIRELLKAEAISIEAEDLAICKEIGRHGAALVKEGASILTHCNAGGLATAGYGTALGVIRGAHEAGKGIRVFADETRPWLQGARLTAWELMKDSIPVTLISDNMAGWLMRTGQIDFCVVGADRIAANGDTANKIGTYSVAVLAKENRIPFYVAAPISTLDLKLANGDLIPIEERASEEVTKIKGIQIAPEGVKVRNPAFDVTPARYITGIITEKGVVRGDYERELKALVGL; the protein is encoded by the coding sequence ATGTCCTTCAGAACCATAGAGTGGCGCGACAACAAGGTGATCATGATAGACCAGACCAGGCTCCCCGCCGAGGAGGTCTACAACGAGTACACCGACTTCCAGGGTGTGGCCCAGGCGATCCGCGGCATGGTGGTGCGCGGCGCCCCCGCCATCGGCATCGCCGCAGCCATGGGGGTCGCGCTCGGCGCCCGTGAGATCATCGCCGACAGCTTCGACACCTTCTACCGCCAGCTTGAAAACGTCTGCGACGTGATCGGACGCACCCGCCCCACCGCGGTCAACCTCTTCTGGGGACTGGAGCGGATGAAGCGGGTCGCCCTGCAGCACAAGGAACTCGATCTCAACTCGATCCGGGAGCTCTTGAAGGCCGAGGCGATCAGCATCGAGGCGGAGGACCTCGCCATCTGCAAGGAGATCGGCAGGCACGGCGCAGCTCTGGTCAAGGAAGGGGCCTCCATCCTCACCCACTGCAACGCTGGCGGGCTGGCAACGGCAGGCTACGGCACGGCTCTCGGGGTGATCCGGGGCGCGCACGAGGCGGGCAAGGGGATCCGCGTCTTCGCCGACGAAACCCGCCCCTGGCTCCAGGGGGCGCGCCTCACCGCCTGGGAGCTGATGAAGGACTCGATCCCGGTTACGCTCATCTCCGACAACATGGCGGGCTGGCTCATGAGGACCGGCCAGATCGACTTCTGCGTCGTCGGCGCCGACCGCATCGCCGCCAACGGCGACACCGCCAACAAGATCGGCACCTACTCGGTCGCCGTCCTCGCCAAGGAGAACCGGATCCCGTTCTACGTGGCGGCCCCGATATCCACCCTCGACCTCAAGCTCGCCAACGGCGACCTGATCCCCATCGAGGAGCGCGCCTCCGAGGAAGTGACCAAGATCAAGGGGATCCAGATCGCGCCGGAAGGGGTGAAGGTGAGAAATCCCGCCTTCGACGTCACCCCCGCCCGCTACATCACCGGCATCATCACCGAAAAAGGGGTGGTGCGCGGCGATTACGAAAGGGAGCTGAAGGCGCTGGTCGGGCTATGA
- the lspA gene encoding signal peptidase II, whose amino-acid sequence MKAKYIILLAVSTLVLVLDQLTKVYIDKTMRLHDSIPVIDGFFSITYLRNKGAAFGILANSAWRLPFFLLVSAVAVLVILVVLSRLRDDQKGSAVSLSLIFSGALGNLIDRVRLGEVIDFLDVYWKGHHWPAFNVADSAICVGVFLLAIEMVLEERREKAQKQD is encoded by the coding sequence ATGAAAGCGAAATACATCATATTGCTGGCGGTATCGACGCTGGTGCTGGTCCTGGACCAGTTGACCAAGGTCTACATCGACAAGACCATGCGGTTGCACGATTCGATACCCGTTATCGACGGGTTCTTCAGCATCACCTACCTGCGCAACAAAGGGGCGGCCTTCGGCATCCTGGCGAATTCCGCCTGGCGGCTTCCCTTCTTCCTGCTGGTCTCGGCCGTCGCGGTCCTGGTCATCCTCGTGGTGCTAAGCCGCCTGCGGGACGACCAGAAGGGGAGTGCGGTCTCCCTTTCGCTCATCTTCTCCGGCGCGCTGGGGAACCTGATCGACAGGGTGAGGCTCGGCGAGGTGATCGACTTTCTCGACGTCTACTGGAAGGGGCATCACTGGCCCGCCTTCAACGTGGCCGACTCCGCCATCTGCGTCGGCGTCTTCCTGCTGGCCATCGAGATGGTGCTGGAAGAGAGAAGGGAAAAGGCGCAGAAGCAGGACTAA
- the ileS gene encoding isoleucine--tRNA ligase, with protein sequence MDYKDTLNLPQTNFPMKGNLPQREPEMLKHWEQVEIDKKIEEAGKSKPRYVLHDGPPYANGHIHIGHALNKILKDIVLKSKRMEGFGAPYVPGWDCHGLPIELQVEKNLGSKKHEISKLEMRKLCREYAAKFVAIQRAEFERLGIFGEWENPYLTMNASYEGAIARELARFAENGGLYKGKKPVHWCSSCGTALAEAEVEYADHKSPSVFVKFPLKEELGSVVPELAGKKASMVIWTTTPWTLPANLAIAIHPDLDYVALQLQSGDVVIVADGLKESFLKEIDAEGEVLAKFPSKVLEKRLARHPFYEQDSVILLGEHVTLEAGTGCVHTAPGHGQEDYELGLKEGLDIYNPVDNRGRFYENIQFFGGQFVFDANKNVIEKLIEVGALLGQKEISHSYPHCWRCKKPIIFRATEQWFISMERNDLRGQALEAINSVNWIPKWGRERIYGMIENRPDWCVSRQRSWGVPITAFYCKSCGNVLADGKIMHKVADLFAEHTSDIWYDWEAAKFLPEGTCCPSCGKSEFDKETDILDVWFDSGVSHAAVLELRENLSSPADMYLEGSDQHRGWFHSSLLASVGTRGRAPYKNVLTHGFVMDGAGRKMSKSVGNVVAPEDVIKKFGADVLRLWVAAQDYRDDLRISQEILTRLSESYRRIRNTCRYILGNIHDFNPDTDLVAYADMPELDRWAMHQLELLKEKVLASYKESEFHILYHAVNGFCTVEMSAFYLDILKDRVYTSKGSSQARRSGQTVMYLILDALVRIVAPVLSFTAEEVWAEMPGTRESSVHLAQFPALTPEVKDEALAQRWEKMIKVRAEVSKALELARVKKVIGHSLDAAVALKASGDTEALLKEFEGELAQIFIVSKAELAAEVGGEVYKAEGVEGLEVGVTAAPGEKCERCWCYDEQIGQDSEHPTLCPKCLAAVK encoded by the coding sequence ATGGACTACAAAGATACATTGAACCTGCCCCAAACCAACTTCCCCATGAAGGGGAATCTTCCCCAGCGCGAGCCGGAGATGCTCAAGCATTGGGAGCAGGTGGAGATAGACAAGAAGATCGAAGAGGCGGGCAAGTCGAAGCCGCGCTACGTCCTGCACGACGGACCTCCCTACGCCAACGGCCACATCCACATCGGCCACGCCTTGAACAAGATCCTCAAGGACATCGTCCTCAAGAGCAAGAGGATGGAAGGGTTCGGCGCCCCCTACGTCCCGGGGTGGGACTGCCACGGGCTTCCGATCGAGCTGCAGGTGGAGAAGAACCTGGGGAGCAAGAAGCACGAGATTTCCAAGCTCGAGATGCGCAAGCTCTGCCGCGAGTACGCGGCCAAGTTCGTCGCCATCCAGCGCGCCGAGTTCGAGCGCCTGGGGATTTTCGGCGAGTGGGAGAACCCGTACCTGACCATGAACGCGAGCTACGAGGGGGCCATCGCCCGCGAGTTGGCGCGCTTTGCCGAGAACGGCGGCCTCTACAAGGGTAAGAAGCCGGTGCACTGGTGCTCCTCCTGCGGCACGGCGCTCGCCGAGGCCGAGGTCGAGTACGCCGACCACAAGTCCCCCTCCGTGTTCGTGAAGTTCCCGCTCAAGGAGGAGCTGGGTAGCGTTGTCCCCGAGCTTGCCGGCAAGAAGGCCTCCATGGTGATCTGGACCACCACCCCCTGGACGCTCCCGGCGAACCTCGCCATCGCCATCCACCCGGACCTTGACTACGTGGCGCTTCAGCTTCAAAGCGGCGACGTCGTCATAGTGGCGGACGGCCTGAAAGAGAGCTTCCTGAAGGAGATCGACGCCGAGGGCGAGGTGCTGGCGAAGTTCCCGTCCAAGGTGCTTGAGAAGCGGCTCGCCCGCCACCCGTTCTACGAGCAGGATTCCGTCATCCTCCTGGGCGAGCACGTGACGCTCGAAGCCGGTACCGGCTGCGTCCACACCGCCCCCGGCCACGGTCAGGAAGACTACGAGCTGGGGCTCAAGGAAGGGCTCGACATCTACAACCCGGTCGACAACCGCGGCCGTTTCTACGAGAACATCCAGTTCTTCGGCGGCCAGTTCGTTTTCGACGCCAACAAGAACGTGATCGAGAAGCTGATCGAGGTCGGGGCACTCCTGGGGCAAAAGGAGATCTCCCACAGCTACCCGCACTGCTGGCGCTGCAAGAAGCCGATCATCTTCAGAGCCACCGAGCAGTGGTTCATCTCCATGGAGAGAAACGACCTGCGCGGCCAAGCGCTGGAGGCGATCAACAGCGTGAACTGGATCCCCAAGTGGGGGCGCGAGCGCATCTACGGAATGATCGAGAACCGTCCCGACTGGTGCGTCTCCAGGCAGCGCTCCTGGGGGGTCCCCATCACCGCCTTCTACTGCAAGAGCTGCGGCAACGTCCTCGCCGACGGCAAGATCATGCACAAGGTCGCCGACCTCTTCGCCGAGCACACCTCCGACATCTGGTACGACTGGGAAGCGGCGAAGTTCCTCCCGGAAGGGACCTGCTGCCCCTCCTGCGGCAAGAGCGAGTTCGACAAGGAAACCGACATCCTCGACGTCTGGTTCGACTCCGGCGTTTCCCACGCCGCCGTCCTGGAATTGCGCGAGAACCTTTCCTCACCGGCAGACATGTACCTCGAGGGAAGCGACCAGCACCGCGGCTGGTTCCACTCCTCGCTTCTGGCGAGCGTCGGGACCCGCGGCCGCGCCCCCTACAAGAACGTGCTGACCCACGGCTTCGTCATGGACGGCGCCGGCCGGAAGATGAGCAAGTCCGTGGGCAACGTCGTCGCCCCGGAGGACGTGATCAAGAAGTTCGGCGCCGACGTGCTGAGGCTCTGGGTTGCGGCGCAGGACTACCGCGACGACCTGCGCATCTCCCAGGAGATTCTGACCCGTCTCTCCGAGAGCTACCGCCGCATCAGGAACACCTGCCGCTACATCCTGGGGAACATCCACGACTTCAACCCCGATACGGACCTCGTGGCGTACGCCGACATGCCGGAGCTCGACCGCTGGGCCATGCACCAGCTGGAGCTTCTGAAGGAAAAAGTCCTCGCCTCCTACAAGGAGAGCGAGTTCCACATCCTCTACCACGCGGTGAACGGCTTCTGCACCGTCGAGATGAGCGCCTTCTACCTCGACATCCTGAAGGACAGGGTCTACACCAGCAAGGGCAGCTCGCAGGCCAGAAGAAGCGGCCAGACCGTGATGTACCTGATCCTGGACGCCCTGGTGCGCATCGTGGCGCCGGTACTCTCCTTCACCGCCGAAGAGGTATGGGCCGAGATGCCCGGCACGCGCGAGTCGAGCGTGCACCTGGCGCAGTTCCCTGCGCTGACACCCGAGGTCAAGGACGAGGCGCTGGCCCAGCGTTGGGAGAAGATGATCAAGGTACGCGCCGAGGTCTCCAAGGCGCTGGAACTGGCCCGCGTCAAGAAGGTGATCGGCCATTCGCTCGATGCCGCCGTCGCCCTCAAGGCCAGCGGCGACACCGAGGCCCTTCTGAAGGAATTCGAAGGGGAGCTGGCGCAGATCTTCATCGTCTCCAAGGCGGAGCTTGCCGCTGAGGTCGGCGGCGAGGTGTATAAGGCCGAAGGGGTCGAAGGGCTGGAGGTCGGCGTCACCGCCGCTCCGGGCGAGAAGTGCGAGCGCTGCTGGTGCTACGACGAGCAGATAGGTCAGGACAGCGAGCACCCGACCCTCTGCCCGAAGTGCCTCGCCGCGGTGAAATAG
- the ybgC gene encoding tol-pal system-associated acyl-CoA thioesterase yields the protein MEVRIYYEDTDAGGVVYHSNYISYMERARTEFLRKHGLSVREMHDMGIIFPVVSIEANFRAPARLDDLLEVRTQIAALKNSSFTAAQQVVRKDDGKLLVEAKVTLACVNPEMKPRRLPQEIRDLFSSLMNETP from the coding sequence ATGGAAGTACGGATTTATTACGAGGACACCGATGCGGGTGGGGTGGTGTACCACTCCAACTACATAAGCTACATGGAGCGCGCGAGGACTGAATTCCTGAGAAAGCACGGCCTGTCGGTTAGGGAGATGCACGACATGGGGATCATCTTCCCGGTGGTGTCGATAGAGGCTAACTTCCGGGCGCCGGCACGGCTCGACGACCTCCTGGAAGTGCGGACACAGATCGCGGCGCTGAAGAACAGCTCCTTCACCGCCGCGCAGCAGGTGGTGAGAAAAGATGACGGGAAGCTCCTGGTCGAGGCGAAGGTGACGCTTGCCTGTGTCAACCCGGAGATGAAGCCCAGGCGCCTGCCGCAGGAGATCCGCGACCTCTTCAGCTCGCTGATGAATGAAACCCCTTAA
- the gatB gene encoding Asp-tRNA(Asn)/Glu-tRNA(Gln) amidotransferase subunit GatB — MGANMKYQVVIGLEVHTQLTTNTKIFCGCSTRFGAEPNSQTCPVCLGFPGALPVLNQQVVEYAIRAGLATNCSITQRNVFARKNYFYPDLPKGYQISQFDLPICQHGHLDIEVEGETKRIGITRIHMEEDAGKLVHADIPGVDDSCVDLNRACTPLLEIVSEPDMRSPDEAIAYLKKLHQIVMYLGICDGNLEEGSFRCDANVSLMPVGSTVFGTRAELKNINSFKFIKQAIEYEIERQAEILDDGGKVVQETRLFDPNTGTTRSMRGKEEAHDYRYFPDPDLVPVIISDDWIEKVRGGLPELPEAKRARFMSDLGLPEYDAEVLVASRELAQYFEDAFALFPQAKTVSNWVMGEVTRALNDDNNRSIAECPVTSALLADLLKLMEKGTISGKIAKTVFDEMYKTGNAPEKIVEEKGLVQVSDTGAIEAMIDEVLEKNPGQVAEYRGGKETLFGFFVGQVMRASKGKANPAVVNEMLLKKLQG, encoded by the coding sequence ATCGGAGCGAACATGAAATATCAGGTCGTCATCGGGCTAGAGGTCCATACCCAGCTCACCACCAATACCAAGATCTTCTGCGGCTGCTCGACCCGCTTCGGCGCGGAGCCCAACTCCCAGACCTGCCCGGTCTGCCTCGGCTTCCCCGGCGCTCTTCCGGTTTTGAACCAGCAGGTGGTGGAATACGCCATCCGCGCCGGGCTCGCCACCAACTGCTCCATTACCCAAAGGAACGTCTTCGCCCGGAAGAACTACTTCTACCCGGACCTCCCCAAGGGTTACCAGATCAGCCAGTTCGACCTCCCCATCTGCCAGCACGGTCACCTGGACATCGAGGTGGAGGGGGAGACGAAGCGGATCGGGATAACCCGCATCCACATGGAGGAAGACGCCGGGAAGCTGGTGCACGCCGACATCCCCGGGGTGGACGACTCCTGTGTCGACCTGAACCGCGCCTGCACCCCGCTTCTGGAGATCGTCTCGGAACCTGACATGCGCTCCCCGGACGAGGCGATAGCCTACCTGAAGAAGCTGCACCAGATCGTCATGTACCTGGGGATCTGCGACGGGAACCTGGAGGAAGGGAGCTTCCGCTGCGACGCCAACGTCTCGCTGATGCCGGTCGGATCCACCGTCTTCGGCACCCGCGCGGAGCTTAAGAACATCAACTCCTTCAAGTTCATCAAGCAGGCGATCGAGTACGAGATCGAGCGCCAGGCCGAGATCCTCGACGACGGCGGCAAGGTGGTCCAGGAAACCCGCCTCTTCGACCCGAACACCGGCACCACCCGCTCCATGCGCGGCAAGGAAGAGGCGCACGACTACCGCTACTTCCCGGACCCGGATCTCGTCCCGGTGATCATCTCGGACGACTGGATCGAGAAGGTGCGCGGCGGGCTCCCCGAGCTTCCCGAGGCGAAGCGCGCCCGCTTCATGTCGGATTTGGGGCTCCCCGAGTACGACGCCGAGGTACTGGTGGCAAGCCGGGAGCTGGCGCAGTACTTCGAGGACGCCTTCGCCCTTTTCCCGCAGGCGAAGACCGTCTCCAACTGGGTCATGGGTGAGGTCACCCGCGCCTTGAACGACGACAACAACCGCTCCATCGCCGAGTGCCCGGTCACCTCGGCCCTCCTGGCCGACCTCCTGAAGCTCATGGAGAAGGGAACCATCTCCGGGAAGATCGCGAAGACCGTCTTCGACGAGATGTACAAGACCGGCAATGCGCCGGAGAAGATCGTCGAGGAGAAGGGGCTGGTGCAGGTCTCCGACACCGGGGCCATCGAGGCGATGATCGACGAGGTGCTGGAGAAGAACCCCGGGCAGGTGGCCGAGTACCGGGGAGGCAAGGAGACCCTTTTCGGCTTCTTCGTGGGGCAGGTGATGCGCGCCTCCAAAGGGAAGGCGAACCCCGCCGTCGTCAACGAGATGCTGCTCAAGAAGTTGCAGGGGTAA
- the glnE gene encoding bifunctional [glutamate--ammonia ligase]-adenylyl-L-tyrosine phosphorylase/[glutamate--ammonia-ligase] adenylyltransferase: MSRRSDLAGALLAALSQRQGGELAQLLEQGGYSYGARSVENLRLLSEVLPGERLIEVAIAALSTPLPDMALNGLERISTAVPKETLLELCSRRALLTQLMNICGSSPFLTNLICRDPSALKRLFLDREIMRSRSESEMLDTLRSRVPEGTGYADLFAHLRRFKYAEMLRIAARDLNGLSPLEEVTGELASLAAVTLQLAYEAALAELVRDHGKPMQTTPEGEVEAEFTIIGMGKLGGRELNFSSDIDLIYFYSSDKGESTGIPDGRGGFKGKLSLHSFFVKLAEMVSRAISQVTEDGFVFRVDMGLRPDGKAGDLATSMRSAEVYYESWGQSWERAAMMKARPVAGSIELGQAILAALTPFIYRRYLDYNLIEDMMAMKKKIDASLARSQEGEVNIKLGRGGIREIEFFIQALQLVYAGKNPSLRVKNSLAALQTLRQSRIIKEADCVALSDAYRFLRTVEHRIQVVQERQTHALPRKEEEFVALARRCGYLRKDGLLRFKETLELHRHAVSAIYGDLFLSRDEKIKEEVHPEVHYFFDHNADPDLIKDMLEERRFENPDVAYDNLLVLRDGPAKVNLTSQGRRTLEKIAPLFLQEVFAAPDPDLALANLERFLASTRTRASIYALLAENRDILKLLTSLFGMSEFLSKIFIGHPELLDSMTTRGYAYLQKERAAMAHELDLFLTQADDFEEQLDAMRSYRHEEFLRIGMNDIHGKMKQPEVARQLTDLADVCLAAACCLATGELARFGRPMVKDEDGSEREAAFAVVAMGKLGGFELNYHSDLDIIYIYEGQGYTDGEKSITNREYFSKLGQKIILVLTSQTREGYAYKIDTRLRPSGNAGPLVTSLEAFQGYHEAEAQIWERQALTKARVTYGDPELKRKIEGIIENTVYGAGADDTVRSEIHRLRMRMENELAKETSGSYNIKTGRGGMVDVEFIIQFLQLKHGHEHLEIRSTSTLRAMNAMQELGILPDSDYHALFDGYKFLRRLENRLRIIHDYSMNDLGGPLKYLNKLARRLGYDPMLKNPGEALMADYERVTGAVRDVYERILGGVESPKAANRDEGDAGDKAEPQSPNI; this comes from the coding sequence ATGAGCCGCCGCTCGGATCTGGCCGGGGCGCTCCTCGCCGCGCTGTCGCAGCGCCAGGGGGGAGAGCTCGCGCAACTGCTCGAACAGGGGGGCTACAGCTACGGCGCCCGCTCCGTCGAGAACCTGCGCCTCTTGTCCGAAGTCCTCCCCGGCGAGCGGCTGATCGAGGTCGCCATCGCCGCCCTGTCGACCCCCCTTCCCGACATGGCCTTGAACGGCCTGGAGCGCATCAGCACCGCTGTCCCAAAGGAAACCCTCCTGGAGCTTTGCTCCCGCCGGGCGCTCCTCACCCAGTTGATGAACATCTGTGGTTCCTCCCCCTTCCTCACCAACCTCATCTGCCGCGACCCCTCCGCTCTGAAGCGGCTTTTTCTCGACCGCGAGATCATGCGCAGCCGCTCCGAGTCGGAGATGCTCGACACGTTGCGCAGCCGCGTCCCCGAAGGAACGGGGTACGCCGACCTCTTCGCGCACCTGCGCCGCTTCAAGTATGCCGAGATGCTGCGCATCGCGGCCCGCGACCTGAACGGGCTCTCCCCGCTGGAGGAGGTGACCGGAGAGCTCGCCTCCCTTGCCGCGGTCACGCTGCAACTCGCCTATGAGGCGGCCCTTGCCGAACTGGTCCGGGATCACGGCAAGCCGATGCAGACCACCCCCGAGGGCGAGGTCGAGGCCGAGTTCACCATCATCGGCATGGGGAAGCTCGGCGGACGGGAACTAAACTTCTCCTCCGACATCGACCTGATCTACTTCTACTCCTCCGACAAGGGGGAGAGCACCGGCATTCCCGACGGCAGGGGGGGCTTCAAGGGAAAGCTCTCCCTGCACTCCTTCTTCGTCAAGCTCGCCGAGATGGTGAGCCGCGCCATCTCGCAGGTGACCGAGGACGGCTTCGTCTTCCGGGTCGACATGGGGCTGCGCCCTGACGGCAAAGCCGGCGACCTGGCGACCTCGATGCGCTCGGCGGAGGTGTACTACGAGTCATGGGGGCAGTCCTGGGAGCGCGCCGCCATGATGAAGGCGCGCCCGGTGGCTGGATCCATCGAACTCGGGCAGGCGATACTCGCCGCCCTCACCCCCTTCATCTACCGCCGCTACCTCGACTACAACCTGATCGAAGACATGATGGCGATGAAGAAGAAGATCGACGCCTCGCTGGCAAGGAGCCAGGAGGGGGAGGTCAACATTAAGCTCGGACGCGGCGGCATCCGCGAGATCGAGTTCTTTATCCAGGCGCTGCAGCTGGTTTATGCCGGGAAAAATCCGAGCCTGCGCGTGAAGAACTCCCTTGCCGCTCTGCAGACACTCAGGCAGTCCCGCATCATCAAGGAGGCGGACTGCGTCGCCCTCTCCGACGCCTACCGCTTCCTGCGCACGGTCGAGCACCGGATACAGGTGGTCCAGGAGCGCCAGACCCACGCCCTGCCCAGAAAGGAAGAGGAATTCGTGGCGCTCGCCAGGCGCTGCGGCTACCTGCGAAAGGACGGGCTGCTCCGCTTCAAGGAGACCCTGGAGCTGCACCGGCATGCCGTCTCCGCCATCTACGGCGACCTCTTCCTCTCCCGCGACGAAAAGATCAAGGAGGAGGTGCACCCCGAGGTGCACTACTTCTTCGATCACAACGCGGACCCCGACCTGATCAAGGACATGCTGGAGGAGCGGCGCTTCGAGAACCCGGACGTCGCCTACGACAACCTCCTGGTGCTGCGCGACGGCCCGGCCAAGGTGAACCTCACCAGCCAGGGGCGCCGCACGCTGGAGAAGATCGCCCCGCTCTTTTTGCAGGAGGTATTCGCGGCGCCCGACCCGGACCTCGCCCTCGCCAACCTGGAGCGCTTCCTTGCCTCCACGAGGACCCGGGCCTCGATCTACGCGCTTCTTGCAGAAAACCGCGACATACTGAAGCTCCTCACCTCGCTGTTCGGGATGTCGGAGTTCCTTTCCAAGATCTTCATCGGGCACCCGGAACTGTTGGACAGCATGACCACGCGGGGCTACGCCTACCTGCAGAAGGAGCGCGCCGCCATGGCCCACGAGCTGGATCTGTTCCTGACCCAGGCGGACGATTTCGAGGAGCAGCTCGACGCCATGAGGAGCTACCGGCACGAGGAGTTCCTGCGTATCGGCATGAACGACATCCACGGCAAGATGAAGCAGCCCGAGGTGGCACGGCAACTGACGGACCTGGCCGACGTCTGCCTGGCCGCGGCATGCTGCCTTGCCACCGGCGAGCTCGCCCGCTTCGGGCGCCCGATGGTGAAGGACGAGGACGGCTCCGAGCGCGAGGCGGCTTTCGCCGTCGTGGCCATGGGGAAACTCGGGGGCTTCGAGCTCAACTACCACTCCGACCTCGACATCATCTACATCTACGAGGGGCAGGGTTACACCGATGGGGAGAAGAGCATCACCAACCGCGAGTACTTCTCCAAGCTGGGGCAGAAGATCATACTGGTGCTCACCAGCCAGACCCGCGAGGGGTACGCCTACAAGATAGACACCCGGCTGCGCCCGTCCGGCAACGCGGGGCCGCTGGTCACGTCGCTGGAGGCGTTCCAGGGGTACCACGAGGCCGAGGCGCAGATCTGGGAGCGCCAGGCGCTGACCAAGGCACGGGTGACCTACGGCGACCCTGAGCTCAAGCGTAAGATCGAGGGGATCATCGAGAATACCGTGTACGGCGCCGGCGCCGACGACACGGTCCGCAGCGAGATCCACCGGCTGCGCATGCGCATGGAGAACGAGCTCGCCAAGGAGACCAGCGGGAGCTACAACATCAAGACCGGCCGCGGCGGGATGGTGGACGTCGAGTTCATCATCCAGTTCCTGCAGCTGAAGCACGGGCACGAGCACCTGGAGATCCGCAGCACCAGCACCTTGCGCGCCATGAATGCGATGCAAGAGCTGGGGATACTTCCCGACAGCGACTACCACGCCCTCTTCGACGGCTACAAGTTCCTGCGCCGCCTGGAGAACCGCCTGCGGATCATCCATGACTACTCGATGAACGACCTGGGGGGGCCGCTCAAGTACCTGAACAAGCTGGCCAGGAGGCTCGGCTACGACCCGATGCTGAAAAACCCGGGGGAGGCGCTCATGGCCGACTACGAGCGCGTGACAGGCGCGGTCAGGGACGTGTACGAGAGGATCCTCGGTGGCGTGGAAAGCCCAAAAGCGGCTAACAGGGATGAAGGGGATGCAGGGGATAAGGCCGAACCGCAAAGCCCGAACATCTGA